In the Tenrec ecaudatus isolate mTenEca1 chromosome 16, mTenEca1.hap1, whole genome shotgun sequence genome, one interval contains:
- the C16H12orf43 gene encoding protein CUSTOS isoform X1, which produces MAAPRPSPSESDSSSSSDAEELSRCREAATPAWGWEQRPRSPQKPRADAGSNPRPATPRSLRHRVDEHEQDGNELQTTPEFRAHVAKKLRALLDSSITISEVEKEPRKAKAVKAASEDDGFRLFFTSIPGHPEEEAPAQPCRKQPPPSSSSEDSDEEWQRCQEAAVSACDILQGSAIHSPVLVEEKEAHMGNKQAKEEARANSATITTGAASVHKPKKKVTKLGGGPAALGTKKKKKGKTPQAPCLQPAKSTTAVLAS; this is translated from the exons ATGGCGGCGCCCAGGCCCTCGCCGAGCGAGTCTGACAGCAGTAGCAGCAGCGACGCGGAGGAGCTGTCGCGGTGCCGGGAGGCAgcgaccccagcctggggctgggAGCAGCGGCCGAGGAGTCCGCAGAAGCCTCGTGCTG ATGCTGGAAGTAACCCGCGGCCAGCCACCCCCCGGAGCCTCAG gcACAGGGTGGATGAGCACGAACAAGACGGCAACGAGCTGCAGACCACCCCTGAATTCCGAGCCCACGTGGCCAAGAAGCTGAGAGCACTACTGGACAG ctCCATTACCATCTCAGAAGTGGAGAAGGAGCCCCGAAAGGCCAAGGCAGTGAAAGCGGCCTCAGAGGATGATG GCTTCCGCTTGTTCTTCACGTCCATCCCCGGCCACCCTGAGGAGGAAGCACCGGCCCAGCCCTGCCGGAAGCAGCCACCCCCCAGCTCCAG CAGCGAAGACAGTGATGAGGAGTGGCAGAGATGCCAGGAGGCTGCCGTGTCAGCCTGCGACATCCTGCAGGGCTCGGCCATCCACAGCCCTGTTctggtggaggagaaagaggccCACATGGGGAACAAGCAAGCCAAGGAGGAGGCCAGGGCCAACTCAGCCACCATCACCACGGGTGCAGCCTCAGTCCACAAGCCAAAGAAGAAGGTCACCAAGCTTGGCGGGGGCCCGGCAGCACTTGggaccaaaaagaagaaaaagggaaaaactcCTCAGGCCCCCTGCTTGCAGCCAGCCAAGAGCACCACGGCCGTGCTCGCCAGCTGA
- the C16H12orf43 gene encoding protein CUSTOS isoform X2: MAAPRPSPSESDSSSSSDAEELSRCREAATPAWGWEQRPRSPQKPRADAGSNPRPATPRSLRHRVDEHEQDGNELQTTPEFRAHVAKKLRALLDSSITISEVEKEPRKAKAVKAASEDDGFRLFFTSIPGHPEEEAPAQPCRKQPPPSSSEDSDEEWQRCQEAAVSACDILQGSAIHSPVLVEEKEAHMGNKQAKEEARANSATITTGAASVHKPKKKVTKLGGGPAALGTKKKKKGKTPQAPCLQPAKSTTAVLAS, translated from the exons ATGGCGGCGCCCAGGCCCTCGCCGAGCGAGTCTGACAGCAGTAGCAGCAGCGACGCGGAGGAGCTGTCGCGGTGCCGGGAGGCAgcgaccccagcctggggctgggAGCAGCGGCCGAGGAGTCCGCAGAAGCCTCGTGCTG ATGCTGGAAGTAACCCGCGGCCAGCCACCCCCCGGAGCCTCAG gcACAGGGTGGATGAGCACGAACAAGACGGCAACGAGCTGCAGACCACCCCTGAATTCCGAGCCCACGTGGCCAAGAAGCTGAGAGCACTACTGGACAG ctCCATTACCATCTCAGAAGTGGAGAAGGAGCCCCGAAAGGCCAAGGCAGTGAAAGCGGCCTCAGAGGATGATG GCTTCCGCTTGTTCTTCACGTCCATCCCCGGCCACCCTGAGGAGGAAGCACCGGCCCAGCCCTGCCGGAAGCAGCCACCCCCCAGCTCCAG CGAAGACAGTGATGAGGAGTGGCAGAGATGCCAGGAGGCTGCCGTGTCAGCCTGCGACATCCTGCAGGGCTCGGCCATCCACAGCCCTGTTctggtggaggagaaagaggccCACATGGGGAACAAGCAAGCCAAGGAGGAGGCCAGGGCCAACTCAGCCACCATCACCACGGGTGCAGCCTCAGTCCACAAGCCAAAGAAGAAGGTCACCAAGCTTGGCGGGGGCCCGGCAGCACTTGggaccaaaaagaagaaaaagggaaaaactcCTCAGGCCCCCTGCTTGCAGCCAGCCAAGAGCACCACGGCCGTGCTCGCCAGCTGA